Genomic window (Staphylococcus debuckii):
CTCAGCTCCTGTTTTTTATCGAAAACGCCAGTGATTTTTCTTTAAATTCCAAATAATTTAATTATTAAAACGCTATTATAATCATATTTACTTTAATTTTATGAAAGCGTATACTTAATTTAAATTCAATAAACTGGAGGTTTACTTATGGGGAAAAATTTTAATAAAAGCCTCATCTTTTTCCTAGGCGCATTAGGCGGTTTATTATACGGCTATGATATGGGAATCATTTCAGGCGCGCTGTTATTTATCGGAAAAGACATCCACTTAACAAGTAGTACTGAAGGACTTGTCGTATCATCTATGTTAATTGGTGCGATTGCTGGTTCTGCTTTGAGTGGTCCTGCTTCTGATAAACTCGGTCGTCGTCGTGTCGTATTTATTATCGCAATTGTCTATATTGTTGGTGCTTTAGTTTTAGCATTTGCACCTTCTATGCCGGTCTTAGTCATCGGACGTATTGTAATCGGACTTGCAGTCGGCGGGTCTACAGCCATTGTACCTGTTTACTTATCCGAAATGGCACCAACAGATTCACGTGGTTCGCTAAGTTCCTTGAACCAATTAATGATTACTATCGGTATTTTGTCTTCATATTTGATCAACTATGCATTTTCAGGTATCGAAGGATGGAGATGGATGCTTGGGCTAGCCGTAATACCATCTTTAATTTTATTAATCGGTGTAGCCTTTATGCCGGAAAGTCCAAGATGGCTGCTTGAACACCGTGGTGAAAAAGCAGCACGTAAAGTCATGGCAATGACTTTCCCAGCCAATGAAATCGACAAAGAGATTGCAGAAATGAAAGAAATCAATGCGATTTCTGAAAGTACATGGAATGTATTGAAATCACCTTGGTTACGTCCAACGTTAATTATCGGTAGTGTTTTTGCCTTGTTCCAACAAATTATTGGTATTAATGCTATTATTTACTACGCACCGAAAATCTTTACTAAAGCAGGATTAGGAGATTCCGCTTCAATCCTTGGCTCAGTAGGTATCGGTACAGTAAACGTATTAGTTACCATCGTGGCGATTATGATTATTGATAAAATTGATCGAAAAAAATTATTGGTAATCGGTAATATCGGTATGGTTGCTTCATTAGTAATTATGGCGATTTTAATCTGGTCTATGGGAGTACAATCCTCTGCATGGGTCAGCATTATCTGCCTAACTATCTTTATCATTTTCTTCGGTATTTCATGGGGACCTGTATTATGGGTAATGTTGCCAGAATTATTCCCGATGCGTGCACGTGGTGCTGCAACAGGAATTGCAGCTTTAGTCCTTTCAATCGGAAGCTTATTAGTTGCACAATTCTTCCCAATGTTAACAGCAGTAATGCCGACACAAGGTGTATTCTTAATCTTTGCTGTAATTGGTATCGGAGCCCTCTTCTTCGTTATCAAATACTTACCAGAAACACGCGGTCGCAGTTTAGAAGAAATCGAAGCAGAATTACGCGCACGTACTTCTGCAACTTCAGCTGATTTAAACCGTCATAAATAAAAATAAATTTTAAAATAGGAAAACCCGCAGAATTCGTCAGTTCTGCGGGTTTTTAATACGTTATTCTTGATTATATTTTTCAATAATCTCTTTATTGTCTTCTTTAAAGATTTCGTTGTGACTGGATACATACCCTTCTTCAGCTGCATTAGGTTCAATATAAAGCTTAGCTAAGTTCGCAGCATTCCCTGCATCGCTAAAGGCACTTGCAATCAAATGAGCTTTGGCACCATGATGAATGATATCACCGCATGCAAAGATGCCGTCAACACTTGTCTGTGTATTCCCTTGTCCTTTGATTTGGTATTCATTTTCCATTTCTAATTGTGTTGCCGCTTCTTCTAACAGGGGATTTTCAATATCGAATCCATGGCTGATAATCACTTCATCAACTGGAATGGTTTCTGCTTCTCCGGTTTCATTGTTCTCGAGCACGATTTCTTTGATTTTTTCATGCTGATCATCACCGATTAGTGCCGTAATTTGAGAGTTAGGATGCAGTATGACGTCCTTATCACATAATTTAGCTTGCGTTCCCTCATAACCTTTCATTTTATCTTTGCGATAAACCAATCTCACACTTTCAGCATAAGGCGCCATATCACAAGCCCAGTCCAGCGCTGCATTACCTGCTCCGGAAATCACAACTTTTTTCCCAGCAAAGCGTGAAAGTTTCTGCACAACGTAATGCAAGTTCGAAATTTGATAACGTTCAGCGTCTTTAATATCCAACGGTTTCGGATTAATAATTCCGCCGCCTACTGCAATAATTACTGACTTCGTTTCAAACACTTCATCTTTATCTGTCGTAATTTTGAAATGACGTTCACCTAATTTTTCAATATTCGTCACACGTGTTTCTAAATTGACTTCGGGTTGAAAATGTAAACCTTGCTCAATCATATCTTCAATAATTTGGTAACAAGGTTTCGGAGCAATGCCGCCGATATCCCAAATAATTTTTTCAGGATAGAGCTGCATCTTGCCGCCTAATTTATCTTGAACATCTATTAAACGCACCGACATACCGCGCAATCCTGCATAGAAACTGGCATATAAGCCTGCAGGTCCACCGCCGATGATAGTTACATCTTTCATAAATTTATCCTCCAATTATCTCTCTCGAAACAATTTTAATTGAAAATTATTCTCAACTACATTTTACAACACTTTATCTTATTTGGCATCCTTTCCCTTTTGAAAAATAAAAAAGAGACCAGGACAATATAATGTACTAATCTCCTTGAAAATTATTTTTGTGATGGTTTACCATCAATCGGATCTGTTAAAATAGCTTTCTTCAATAAGAAGAATAAAATAATGAAGCCAGCAGATAATGTCATGTGACCAAGTCCTGCGATGCCTGCAAGTCCTGGCGAAACATGAGCGCCTACTACTTGCATTGTACCTTTAGTCGCCATCATTCCTACTGTCACAACTACACCGATGTTATAAACATAATAGAACCAATTGAATAAATAATATTTACTTAGTTGGAAAAGTTTTTCAAAGACAATTAATATCAAGAACATAAACATACCTAACATTAAAGTATGCGTATGTACCACGACAAGTTGTGTGTCACCCGTAAAATTATAAGCTTTTGTTAGCTCTCGATAATAGACGCCGCTTAGTAAACCGATAATGGTATAAGTCAAAAATGTATATAGTATTCTGCGCATCAAACTTCCTCCTCTATATCCATTCATATTATATATGATATTGGCTATTTCAGAAAGTGCCTTACCTATAGTCAGACGATTGACACACAATGTTTACATTTCATCTAACTCTTGCAAATTATCGTGCATAGTCAATAGGATAGCTTTCAATGCAGCGCGGTCTGCTTCAGGAATCCCTTCAAATATCGCGCTCTCTACCTTATTCAATATTTCAATAATATCCCTTACTTCTTTATATGCTGTTCGGCTGAGTCCGACTAACTTCTTTCTGGTGTCCTCTTCATCTACATAGTGCTCTATCAATTTTTTCTTTTTCAAACTCGTCAAAGTGCTGCTGACAGTCGCACCTTTCAGTTGGAAGGTTTCTAAGAAATCGTTCTGCGTGATTGCTTTATCTTCATGCTCAAAAATAAAGCGCAAGATTTGAGCTTGTTCTTGTGTAATCCCATAAGGTTCTAAAAGACGATCGGCTTTCATTTTCATTTCATTTGAAATCATTCTGATTAAGTATTGTATTGTAGTGGCCATTCGTGTCACTCCTTTTCAAGTTAGACTACACAAATAATTAAATTATGGTACTATAATTAAGCGTATATTTATTAAATTAAGCAAAGCATTACTCTATATTGTAAACTAAATAACTTTAATTAAAAATCAATTCAAATTTCAGAAAGGAAGTTTTTTGCAATGATTACTGCATATAAACATAATATTCATCAAGATATTC
Coding sequences:
- a CDS encoding sugar porter family MFS transporter → MGKNFNKSLIFFLGALGGLLYGYDMGIISGALLFIGKDIHLTSSTEGLVVSSMLIGAIAGSALSGPASDKLGRRRVVFIIAIVYIVGALVLAFAPSMPVLVIGRIVIGLAVGGSTAIVPVYLSEMAPTDSRGSLSSLNQLMITIGILSSYLINYAFSGIEGWRWMLGLAVIPSLILLIGVAFMPESPRWLLEHRGEKAARKVMAMTFPANEIDKEIAEMKEINAISESTWNVLKSPWLRPTLIIGSVFALFQQIIGINAIIYYAPKIFTKAGLGDSASILGSVGIGTVNVLVTIVAIMIIDKIDRKKLLVIGNIGMVASLVIMAILIWSMGVQSSAWVSIICLTIFIIFFGISWGPVLWVMLPELFPMRARGAATGIAALVLSIGSLLVAQFFPMLTAVMPTQGVFLIFAVIGIGALFFVIKYLPETRGRSLEEIEAELRARTSATSADLNRHK
- a CDS encoding NAD(P)/FAD-dependent oxidoreductase, giving the protein MKDVTIIGGGPAGLYASFYAGLRGMSVRLIDVQDKLGGKMQLYPEKIIWDIGGIAPKPCYQIIEDMIEQGLHFQPEVNLETRVTNIEKLGERHFKITTDKDEVFETKSVIIAVGGGIINPKPLDIKDAERYQISNLHYVVQKLSRFAGKKVVISGAGNAALDWACDMAPYAESVRLVYRKDKMKGYEGTQAKLCDKDVILHPNSQITALIGDDQHEKIKEIVLENNETGEAETIPVDEVIISHGFDIENPLLEEAATQLEMENEYQIKGQGNTQTSVDGIFACGDIIHHGAKAHLIASAFSDAGNAANLAKLYIEPNAAEEGYVSSHNEIFKEDNKEIIEKYNQE
- a CDS encoding DUF2871 domain-containing protein, which gives rise to MRRILYTFLTYTIIGLLSGVYYRELTKAYNFTGDTQLVVVHTHTLMLGMFMFLILIVFEKLFQLSKYYLFNWFYYVYNIGVVVTVGMMATKGTMQVVGAHVSPGLAGIAGLGHMTLSAGFIILFFLLKKAILTDPIDGKPSQK
- a CDS encoding MarR family winged helix-turn-helix transcriptional regulator; this encodes MATTIQYLIRMISNEMKMKADRLLEPYGITQEQAQILRFIFEHEDKAITQNDFLETFQLKGATVSSTLTSLKKKKLIEHYVDEEDTRKKLVGLSRTAYKEVRDIIEILNKVESAIFEGIPEADRAALKAILLTMHDNLQELDEM